GAATCACTTTATTAAACTTCCAGTATCGTCATGTCGTTGGTAAACTACTCAATAAAAGATATAGAGAAAGTTCTCAAATTAGATGGAGACAAAAAGGTGTCAAAAGTTAACATAGAACGACTAACGGCTCCTGGGGAAAACTATGTTAGCTTAGTGTTTCGTGCGGATTTTCACCTGGATAACAATGAAATCATCCATGCAGTCGCTAAACGACTGCCCCTTGGGCAGGGAAGCAACGACCTCAACATCATTGCAATGAGGAACGAGATCAGATGGTTTTCCGAAGTGGTTCCTTTAATACAACAATTTTCTGAGTCCTATGGCCTTGAAGCTGCCTACTTCCCTAGGTACCTTGGTTCAAGGTTCAGTCTGGATCGTTCGAAAACAGAAGCAGACTCTGAGGCTGTGCTAATGACCCAGAACTTGAATCCTCAAGGTAATTGTAGCGCCCCAATTGTgaagttattaatattatttctaaagGTTACATCAACGAGGACAGGCTGAAGGGTTTCGATTTGGAGACTTCCAAAGCAGTCCTAAAGGCTCTGGCAGAGTTCCACGCCGTTCCTATGGCTGCGAAGTTCAAGAAGCCTGAACTAGCTAAGAAAATCAGAGACTTCCTTGCGAGCACTGTTCCTCTGTTTCCAGAACCTCCAGCAAACGGGGCTGTAGACGACCTTGTCATTCCTGAATTGTTAGTGTTGAACAAGACGCTGGAGATGCCTGCTTGCCAGGATTATGTCAAGAATTTAAAGCAcattaaggaaaattttgcGTCTATAAATCAAGGACTTGTGGGACTTGCACTGGAACCATGGAGCACGATTTCTCACAATGATTTCTGGACGAATA
The sequence above is drawn from the Euwallacea similis isolate ESF13 chromosome 22, ESF131.1, whole genome shotgun sequence genome and encodes:
- the LOC136416234 gene encoding uncharacterized protein, giving the protein MSLVNYSIKDIEKVLKLDGDKKVSKVNIERLTAPGENYVSLVFRADFHLDNNEIIHAVAKRLPLGQGSNDLNIIAMRNEIRWFSEVVPLIQQFSESYGLEAAYFPRYLGSRFSLDRSKTEADSEAVLMTQNLNPQGYINEDRLKGFDLETSKAVLKALAEFHAVPMAAKFKKPELAKKIRDFLASTVPLFPEPPANGAVDDLVIPELLVLNKTLEMPACQDYVKNLKHIKENFASINQGLVGLALEPWSTISHNDFWTNNIMVKSQESGRILVKILDFQVCIYTSYARDVIFFLLTSLQDDVQRHHLDSLLRYYYEELTSTLSKIDVPELKLSYEDYLAEVKRVMIKYEAIHVLFFCSMIYASKSNHADHLTGETNMYDHIIKVINNMSERAKEKIALAVELSVERGWM